The genomic DNA tatgtgtatgtgtagttCTGAGTCTTACCTTTTCAAAATCAAGTCTGTGATAAAGAATATCATGCACTGCCTGTAAGTTGAAACTCTCTTCAACTTTTGTAAAAGGTCAAAATAAACATGTAAAAGAGTCACCGAAATTAGTAAAAACAACAGTGATTTCCCAGACGCAGCCCTCGGCTCTGCCATGACGTGAAAGTATATTGGAAGTTGACGCATGCGCACAAATCTGGAAATGTCAACATATTTTCCACGTGGGTAGACAGAAGACGTTTGTCCCACGCGTGGCGAAATATCATTGGTAGTCACAGTGATTGATGGGCAAAATGACAAATCACGACAAGCCACAATCGTACCAAGAGGGGTGACGCGGAAATTAAAAAAAAGGTAGCTCCTTTTTTCTTCCTGCATGTAAATATAACTTTCGTACGCTTTGGGTAGCTAATTTCCAATACATTGTTGTATATGTGTATAGACTCTGTGATACACGTTTTAGGGATAGGAAGCTTGCTGGCAAGTGTCTAGTGTGTAACATTAACTATGATATGAAACTTTGAGTCATTCAACTGCTTTCcagttactgtagttacccaGAATGCTATCGTTCAATCAATTATTGTGGCTATTTTGTAGCCTAGCTTTTATTTTACTATCACAATGCACCTATGCAAAATACTTAAAAAGCTCATGTAATACCTGCAAACAGATAGCTGATAACTTCAGTAAGGTACGTTTGAAATGTTCTTCTGTGTATAATTTGCCTTGGCTAGCTGGGCAGTGCTATCAATTGGTCTGAATCAAACCGCAACCAATTGATGTGCTTTTATTTACCAATGGGCAACCAATGATGGTGTATTGTGCTTGTAATGCATTCATGTAACCAAGCCCTTCTCTTCTGACCTTGATGTAGGCTATGAAATGTGACTGAGCATCATTAACACCAGTGTACTAGGCAGTCAATTAACGCTAGACCAGTTTGTAATGTGGGAGTCAGACCTAATAACTGGCTAACATGTGCTTTTTACACCCAGATTATCAGACAGTCCTGTAGTACATTTTCACCATTGATCAAATGACTGCCAATATCTGTGTCTAGTTAGCTAGTCTTCATCCTCACACTACTGTTCCAACAGGGATTGGACCGAACAAAAAAGCAGAACTTTGGTGGAGGAAACACCGCTTGGGAGGAGAGGGCACTTTCCAAATATGAGACCAGGTAAGATTCCTATACACCACTCATCATAATACACTATTCCTCCTAATGCTGGACTGTTGCAGTGCTTATCGCATATCTGCTTGCTCTGATCAGTGATTGCTAAACCTATTTGTCATGCTGACCCAGACCACGTATTCTCTTGTTGACGCAGTGGCACAATAGAAGCTGAttttctgtctcttccctttgtcttctccccctctcctcagtgAGATCCGCCTAGTTGAGATTCTGGAGAATCTGTGTGACAGCAGCAGCTTTGACTGTAACCACATGGTAGAGGAGCACGAGGACCACTTTGAGACCTGGTGGTTCAAGAGGTGAGTACTTGACTGCTCAGCTAGAACAACAGGGCAGCACATGTCTCATTAGCACAAAACCCCTTACTACATACTTAGTCCTTTTACTTCTCCTGGAGCATAGGCCACTGACATCAGACTTCAAGACCCCACTATCTTTGTCCTTGTGGAATCTCTGAACTTCCAGGCTACAATTCAAATGTGTATTGGGATTTTTTTAAATCTCACTCTTCCAATCCAGGCAAAATAAGCATCCTGATCTGTATAAGTGGTTTTGCGTTGATACCATCAAGGTGTGCTGTTCGACGGGAACATTTGGCCCTGATTGTAATGGTAAACACATACTCCTCCAAAACCACATTTATTTGACTAATATCAACCAGCCATGGGTGAATAAAAATAATCTGTTTCCTCCTGACAGCCTGTGTGGCGGGTTCTGAGAGGCCTTGCCATGGCAACGGCGTGTGTGACGGTGATGGAACACGAGGGGGTAACGGCAGGTGCAACTGTGACCATGGTTACAAGGGGGAGTTCTGTCTGGACTGCATGGACGGATACTTCAATGAAATTAGGAACGACACGTTTTCACTATGCACAGGTAATTGATTTATTATGTTTGCATGTTCATTTTAACAATGGTTTACACAAATCCAGTCCTTTCAGATCTAAGCAATGTGCCTATGGGACAGGCTTGGTGTCTTTGGAGCAGGGCATGCATCTCAACCACCTTTCCCACTCCATTCCCTACACTACAGAGTGCCACACCTCCTGCAAGACCTGCACTGGTCTAACCAATGAGGACTGTGAGAAGTGCAAGACTGGCTGGGGGGAGGATGATGAGGGGACCTGTCTTGGTGAGAGAGACATTTT from Oncorhynchus tshawytscha isolate Ot180627B linkage group LG15, Otsh_v2.0, whole genome shotgun sequence includes the following:
- the LOC112214429 gene encoding cysteine-rich with EGF-like domain protein 2 isoform X2 — encoded protein: MLSFNQLLWLFCSLAFILLSQCTYAKYLKSSCNTCKQIADNFSKGLDRTKKQNFGGGNTAWEERALSKYETSEIRLVEILENLCDSSSFDCNHMVEEHEDHFETWWFKRQNKHPDLYKWFCVDTIKVCCSTGTFGPDCNACVAGSERPCHGNGVCDGDGTRGGNGRCNCDHGYKGEFCLDCMDGYFNEIRNDTFSLCTECHTSCKTCTGLTNEDCEKCKTGWGEDDEGTCLDVNECLNDPTLCKEDQYCLNTDGSFSCKGCDELCSGCTGAGPDKCQSCAPGYQDTEGTCTDVNECEQTDAVCTAENQECLNNKGSYICICASRYKEQEGVCVKIPEPEENEAEIVKRPEEHEDL
- the LOC112214429 gene encoding cysteine-rich with EGF-like domain protein 2 isoform X3 — translated: MLSFNQLLWLFCSLAFILLSQCTYAKYLKSSCNTCKQIADNFSKGLDRTKKQNFGGGNTAWEERALSKYETSEIRLVEILENLCDSSSFDCNHMVEEHEDHFETWWFKRQNKHPDLYKWFCVDTIKVCCSTGTFGPDCNACVAGSERPCHGNGVCDGDGTRGGNGRCNCDHGYKGEFCLDCMDGYFNEIRNDTFSLCTGLVSLEQGMHLNHLSHSIPYTTECHTSCKTCTGLTNEDCEKCKTGWGEDDEGTCLDVNECLNDPTLCKEDQYCLNTDGSFSCKGCDELCSGCTGAGPDKCQSCAPGYQDTEGTCTGTRNRRESV
- the LOC112214429 gene encoding cysteine-rich with EGF-like domain protein 2 isoform X1, with the protein product MLSFNQLLWLFCSLAFILLSQCTYAKYLKSSCNTCKQIADNFSKGLDRTKKQNFGGGNTAWEERALSKYETSEIRLVEILENLCDSSSFDCNHMVEEHEDHFETWWFKRQNKHPDLYKWFCVDTIKVCCSTGTFGPDCNACVAGSERPCHGNGVCDGDGTRGGNGRCNCDHGYKGEFCLDCMDGYFNEIRNDTFSLCTGLVSLEQGMHLNHLSHSIPYTTECHTSCKTCTGLTNEDCEKCKTGWGEDDEGTCLDVNECLNDPTLCKEDQYCLNTDGSFSCKGCDELCSGCTGAGPDKCQSCAPGYQDTEGTCTDVNECEQTDAVCTAENQECLNNKGSYICICASRYKEQEGVCVKIPEPEENEAEIVKRPEEHEDL